One region of Mus musculus strain C57BL/6J chromosome 15, GRCm38.p6 C57BL/6J genomic DNA includes:
- the Rapgef3 gene encoding rap guanine nucleotide exchange factor 3 isoform X9 — translation MPSTQLFTALLHHFHVEPADPAGGSEQEHSTYICNKRQQILRLVGRWVALYSPMLHSDPVATSFLQKLSDLVSRDARLSNLLREQYPERRRHHRLENGCGNVSPQTKARNAPVWLPNQEEPLPSSAGAIRVGDKVPYDICRPDHSVLTLHLPVTASVREVMAALAHEDHWTKGQVLVKVNSAGDVVGLQPDARGVATSLGLNERLFVVDPQEVHELTPHPEQLGPTLGSSEMLDLVSAKDLAGQLTDHDWNLFNRIHQVELIHYVLGPQHLRDVTTANLERFMRRFNELQYWVATELCLCPVPGSRAQLLRKFIKLAAHLKEQKNLNSFFAVMFGLSNSAISRLAHTWERLPHKVRKLYSALERLLDPSWNHRVYRLALTKLSPPVIPFMPLLLKDVTFIHEGNHTLVENLINFEKMRMMARAVRMLHHCRSHSTAPLSPLRSRVSHIHEDSQGSRISTCSEQSLSTRSPASTWAYVQQLKVIDNQRELSRLSRELEP, via the exons ATGCCCAGCACCCAGCTCTTCACTGCCCTCCTGCACCA CTTCCACGTGGAGCCAGCAGACCCTGCTGGAGGCAGCGAGCAGGAGCACAGCACCTACATCTGCAACAAGAGGCAGCAGATCCTGCGGCTAGTTGGCCGATGGGTGGCCCTGTATAGCCCGATGCTCCACTCGGATCCCGTGGCCACCAGCTTCCTCCAG AAACTCTCAGACCTGGTGAGCAGAGATGCCCGACTTAGCAACTTGCTGAGGGAACAGTATCCAGAGAGACGGCGACACCACAG GTTGGAAAATGGCTGTGGGAACGTATCTCCTCAGACCAAG GCCCGGAATGCACCTGTTTGGCTCCCTAACCAGGAGGAACCCCTCCCAAGCAGCGCGGGTGCCATCCGAGTTGGGGACAAAG TCCCCTACGACATCTGCAGACCTGACCACTCAGTGCTGACCCTGCACCTGCCGGTGACGGCCTCGGTGAGAGAAGTGATGGCAGCTTTGGCCCATGAGGACCACTGGACCAAGGGACAGGTGTTGGTGAAGGTCAATTCTGCCGGTG ATGTCGTTGGCTTGCAGCCAGATGCCCGTGGTGTGGCCACATCCCTGGGGCTCAACGAGCGGCTCTTTGTTGTCGACCCACAGGAAGTGCATGAGCTG ACCCCACACCCTGAGCAGCTGGGCCCCACTCTGGGTTCTTCTGAGATGCTGGACCTAGTGAGCGCCAAGGACCTGGCAGGCCAGCTGACCGACCATGACTGGAACCTCTTCAACAGGATCCACCAG GTGGAGCTGATCCATTATGTACTGGGCCCCCAGCACCTGCGGGATGTCACCACCGCGAACCTGGAGCGCTTCATGCGCCGCTTCAACGAGCTGCAGTACTGGGTGGCCACAGAGCTCTGTCTCTGCCCTGTTCCTGGCTCCCGGGCTCAGCTACTCAGGAAGTTCATCAAGCTGGCAGCCCA CCTCAAGGAGCAGAAGAACCTCAACTCTTTCTTTGCGGTCATGTTTGGCCTCAGCAACTCGGCCATCAGCCGGCTGGCCCACACCTGGGAG CGCCTGCCCCATAAAGTACGGAAGCTGTACTCAGCCCTGGAAAGGTTGCTG GACCCTTCCTGGAACCACCGAGTGTACCGATTGGCTCTCACCAAGCTCTCCCCTCCTGTCATCCCCTTCATGCCCCTGCTGCTCAAAG ACGTGACCTTCATCCATGAGGGGAACCACACACTGGTAGAGAACCTCATCAACTTTGAGAAGATG CGGATGATGGCCAGAGCGGTGCGGATGCTTCACCACTGCCGAAGTCACAGTACCG cGCCTCTATCACCACTCAGAAGCCGAGTGTCCCACATCCacgaggacagccagggatcaaggatctccacgt GTTCTGAGCAGTCCCTGAGCACCCGGAGTCCAGCCAGCACCTGGGCTTATGTCCAGCAGCTGAAGGTCATTGACAACCAGCGGGAACTGTCCCGCCTCTCCCGGGAGCTGGAACCATGA
- the Rapgef3 gene encoding rap guanine nucleotide exchange factor 3 isoform X8, with the protein MPSTQLFTALLHHFHVEPADPAGGSEQEHSTYICNKRQQILRLVGRWVALYSPMLHSDPVATSFLQKLSDLVSRDARLSNLLREQYPERRRHHRLENGCGNVSPQTKARNAPVWLPNQEEPLPSSAGAIRVGDKVPYDICRPDHSVLTLHLPVTASVREVMAALAHEDHWTKGQVLVKVNSAGDVVGLQPDARGVATSLGLNERLFVVDPQEVHELTPHPEQLGPTLGSSEMLDLVSAKDLAGQLTDHDWNLFNRIHQVQEVELIHYVLGPQHLRDVTTANLERFMRRFNELQYWVATELCLCPVPGSRAQLLRKFIKLAAHLKEQKNLNSFFAVMFGLSNSAISRLAHTWERLPHKVRKLYSALERLLDPSWNHRVYRLALTKLSPPVIPFMPLLLKDVTFIHEGNHTLVENLINFEKMRMMARAVRMLHHCRSHSTAPLSPLRSRVSHIHEDSQGSRISTCSEQSLSTRSPASTWAYVQQLKVIDNQRELSRLSRELEP; encoded by the exons ATGCCCAGCACCCAGCTCTTCACTGCCCTCCTGCACCA CTTCCACGTGGAGCCAGCAGACCCTGCTGGAGGCAGCGAGCAGGAGCACAGCACCTACATCTGCAACAAGAGGCAGCAGATCCTGCGGCTAGTTGGCCGATGGGTGGCCCTGTATAGCCCGATGCTCCACTCGGATCCCGTGGCCACCAGCTTCCTCCAG AAACTCTCAGACCTGGTGAGCAGAGATGCCCGACTTAGCAACTTGCTGAGGGAACAGTATCCAGAGAGACGGCGACACCACAG GTTGGAAAATGGCTGTGGGAACGTATCTCCTCAGACCAAG GCCCGGAATGCACCTGTTTGGCTCCCTAACCAGGAGGAACCCCTCCCAAGCAGCGCGGGTGCCATCCGAGTTGGGGACAAAG TCCCCTACGACATCTGCAGACCTGACCACTCAGTGCTGACCCTGCACCTGCCGGTGACGGCCTCGGTGAGAGAAGTGATGGCAGCTTTGGCCCATGAGGACCACTGGACCAAGGGACAGGTGTTGGTGAAGGTCAATTCTGCCGGTG ATGTCGTTGGCTTGCAGCCAGATGCCCGTGGTGTGGCCACATCCCTGGGGCTCAACGAGCGGCTCTTTGTTGTCGACCCACAGGAAGTGCATGAGCTG ACCCCACACCCTGAGCAGCTGGGCCCCACTCTGGGTTCTTCTGAGATGCTGGACCTAGTGAGCGCCAAGGACCTGGCAGGCCAGCTGACCGACCATGACTGGAACCTCTTCAACAGGATCCACCAGGTGCAGGAG GTGGAGCTGATCCATTATGTACTGGGCCCCCAGCACCTGCGGGATGTCACCACCGCGAACCTGGAGCGCTTCATGCGCCGCTTCAACGAGCTGCAGTACTGGGTGGCCACAGAGCTCTGTCTCTGCCCTGTTCCTGGCTCCCGGGCTCAGCTACTCAGGAAGTTCATCAAGCTGGCAGCCCA CCTCAAGGAGCAGAAGAACCTCAACTCTTTCTTTGCGGTCATGTTTGGCCTCAGCAACTCGGCCATCAGCCGGCTGGCCCACACCTGGGAG CGCCTGCCCCATAAAGTACGGAAGCTGTACTCAGCCCTGGAAAGGTTGCTG GACCCTTCCTGGAACCACCGAGTGTACCGATTGGCTCTCACCAAGCTCTCCCCTCCTGTCATCCCCTTCATGCCCCTGCTGCTCAAAG ACGTGACCTTCATCCATGAGGGGAACCACACACTGGTAGAGAACCTCATCAACTTTGAGAAGATG CGGATGATGGCCAGAGCGGTGCGGATGCTTCACCACTGCCGAAGTCACAGTACCG cGCCTCTATCACCACTCAGAAGCCGAGTGTCCCACATCCacgaggacagccagggatcaaggatctccacgt GTTCTGAGCAGTCCCTGAGCACCCGGAGTCCAGCCAGCACCTGGGCTTATGTCCAGCAGCTGAAGGTCATTGACAACCAGCGGGAACTGTCCCGCCTCTCCCGGGAGCTGGAACCATGA